The DNA segment TCGTTTATCAATCCTCAGGATGACGGTACTGTAATAATGTCTTTCAGCGGAAAGGAACTTGTAAAAGGTGAACCTGATGCTTCTTCTTTTCCTTCCGGCGGACACCGTGCTACTTTTGAAGCCCGCGGTTATACAGTATGGGATCCTACTTCCTATCCTTTCATTAAGGAACACACACTCTGTATTCCTACAGCTTTCTGTTCCTATACGGGTGAAGCCCTTGATAAGAAAACTCCTCTTCTCCGTTCCATGGAAGCACTGGATACTCAGGCAAAAAGAATCCTTAAACTGTTCGGAAAAAATGTAAGCCATGTTGCAACAACAGTTGGTGCAGAACAGGAATACTTTATTGTTGACCATGAATTATGGACACAGAGAAAAGATCTCCGCATGACCGGCCGTACTCTTTTTGGTGCAAAGCCTTCAAAAGGTCAGGAAATGGATGACCAGTATTTTGCTGCCCTTAATCCGCGCATTGTTAAATATATGGAAGACCTTAACGAAACTTTGTGGAAGTACGGTATTCTTTCTAAGACGGAGCATAATGAAGCTGCTCCTGCCCAGCATGAAATGGCTCCTATTTTCAATACGACGAATCTTGCCGTTGACCAGAATCAGCTTACTATGGAAGTAATGAAAAAGGTTGCAAAGCGTCACGGACTTGAGTGTCTTCTTCATGAAAAACCGTTTGCCGGCGTTAACGGAAGCGGAAAGCATAACAACTGGTCCATGTCTACAAATGAAGGAGAGAATCTTCTTGAACCTGGAAAAACTCCGGAAAGTAATGCACAGTTCCTTCTGTTCCTTACGGCAATACTTAAGTCTGTAGACGAAAACCAGGATCTTCTGCGTATTTCTGTTGCCAGTGCCGGAAATGATCATCGTCTTGGTGCTAATGAGGCTCCTCCTGCAATTATTTCTGTTTATCTTGGTGATGAACTTTATAAAGTACTGTCTTCTATTGTGGAAGGAAAAACTTACGCAAATGATAAAAGTTCAAAAATGACTATCGGTGTAGATGTTCTTCCTCCTATTCCAAGGGATTCAACTGACAGAAACAGAACTTCACCGTTTGCATTTACCGGTAACAAATTTGAATTCCGTTCCTGCGGTTCGGCTCTTTCTATAGCCGGTCCGAATACAGCCTTGAATTCAATTGTTGCTGATGCGTTAAAAACATTTGCAGATGAACTTGAAAAGGCTTCTGATT comes from the Treponema rectale genome and includes:
- a CDS encoding glutamine synthetase III codes for the protein MVNVPELFGSMVFNQSVMKQRLPKETFKLLKKTLDDGAPLELDVANVVAHAMKEWAIENGATHYAHWFQPLTGITAEKHDSFINPQDDGTVIMSFSGKELVKGEPDASSFPSGGHRATFEARGYTVWDPTSYPFIKEHTLCIPTAFCSYTGEALDKKTPLLRSMEALDTQAKRILKLFGKNVSHVATTVGAEQEYFIVDHELWTQRKDLRMTGRTLFGAKPSKGQEMDDQYFAALNPRIVKYMEDLNETLWKYGILSKTEHNEAAPAQHEMAPIFNTTNLAVDQNQLTMEVMKKVAKRHGLECLLHEKPFAGVNGSGKHNNWSMSTNEGENLLEPGKTPESNAQFLLFLTAILKSVDENQDLLRISVASAGNDHRLGANEAPPAIISVYLGDELYKVLSSIVEGKTYANDKSSKMTIGVDVLPPIPRDSTDRNRTSPFAFTGNKFEFRSCGSALSIAGPNTALNSIVADALKTFADELEKASDFEAALNALIEREVKAHWRIVFNGNGYDESWKAEAAKRGLMELKTLPDAMAHYLDPKNIRLYTEMEVYTKEEMESHYEIKLEKYAQVLNIEVNTMLEMISKDILPAAYKYIDAVSKTVIDLKAVVPGARAGAQVALLTKLDGLTTELAAKADDLSKRHLSAKSAGDAMSIARAYVDSVIPAMTEARAVADEIEPLIGEEYKPFPCYEDLLFRI